Proteins from one Mycobacterium sp. SMC-2 genomic window:
- a CDS encoding SRPBCC family protein: protein MSDIHRSRTIAARIGDIWEILADFGSISSWAGNVVHSCILFSGPDGGPLGTARRVQVKRDALVERITEFEPPRALGYDIEGLPSRLRRVSNRWTLAPTAGESATTMVTLTSTVEIGPHAMQALAERVLCRFLARQSEAMLAGLANRLEHAGV, encoded by the coding sequence GTGTCCGACATTCACCGGAGTCGCACGATCGCGGCCCGCATCGGCGACATCTGGGAAATCCTCGCAGACTTCGGGTCCATCAGTTCGTGGGCCGGCAACGTCGTCCACTCGTGCATCTTGTTTTCCGGGCCCGACGGGGGCCCTCTCGGCACCGCCCGACGAGTGCAGGTCAAACGCGACGCCCTCGTCGAGCGCATCACCGAGTTCGAGCCGCCGCGCGCCCTCGGCTACGACATCGAAGGCCTGCCCAGTCGTCTGCGCAGGGTGTCCAACCGCTGGACGCTGGCGCCGACCGCCGGCGAGTCGGCCACCACCATGGTGACCCTCACCAGCACCGTCGAAATCGGGCCGCACGCAATGCAAGCGCTGGCCGAACGGGTCTTGTGTCGCTTCCTTGCCCGACAGTCCGAGGCGATGCTCGCCGGGCTGGCGAATCGATTGGAGCATGCTGGTGTCTGA
- a CDS encoding MarR family winged helix-turn-helix transcriptional regulator has translation MDRVVEGGDVGAQQLGADLLAVVARLNRLATQRIQMPLPAAQARLLATIEAHGEARIGDLAAVDHCSQPTMTTQVRRLEDAGLVTRTVDPGDARAVRIRITPQGRRTLNAVRTDRAAAIEPQLALLEPGDRQVLTEAVEVLRRLLENASPGRRNTL, from the coding sequence ATGGACAGAGTTGTCGAGGGCGGAGACGTCGGGGCTCAGCAGTTGGGAGCGGACCTGCTCGCCGTGGTGGCGCGGCTCAACCGGCTGGCCACCCAGCGGATCCAGATGCCGCTGCCCGCGGCCCAGGCCCGGCTGCTCGCCACGATCGAGGCCCACGGGGAAGCCCGAATCGGCGACCTGGCCGCCGTCGATCACTGCTCACAACCGACCATGACCACGCAGGTGCGCCGGCTCGAGGACGCCGGCCTGGTCACTCGAACCGTCGACCCGGGCGACGCCCGCGCCGTCCGGATCCGGATCACACCCCAGGGGAGGCGCACGCTCAACGCGGTTCGCACCGACCGGGCGGCCGCAATCGAACCGCAACTGGCGTTGCTCGAGCCGGGTGACCGCCAGGTTCTGACGGAGGCGGTCGAGGTGTTGCGCCGGCTCCTCGAAAATGCGTCGCCGGGTCGGCGTAACACGCTGTGA
- a CDS encoding ABC transporter ATP-binding protein: MRPEASAFRASPLTVWVGSARFDFSPGRDVIIGYGPGSDIALERLGTPTSPPPAPRPEVVLRFAGTHWVAIDLSHNGIFVDGARASTVNIRNGQAISLGDPQRGPRLVFQIAHHAGPPRPAPRPPAYPPPPPPVAPQPARPNDPNLRAPTERETQRMRALPQQPAPPPSPPAAADEQAKGPGLIERMITSKLRVARPSFRTAQGNTTYRLPLKAEARTVGVAAYQLGLTVDGRELLSGVSFAARPGMFTAVVGPSATRNSALLGLLAGTRQLSSGRVTVDGHDVHAEPEHMRTRIGVVSPDDRLHRQLTVDKAVRYAAEMRLPQDVSAEQRDRVVSQVLEELGLTPHRATRIGKLPPEVRRCAALAVELITRPTLLVVDEPSAGLDAEQQRHVMAMLRRQADIGCAVVVAVSSQTSLPNLDLCDQVLVLTAAGTTAFFGPPPQIEPAMGTADWSQVLARVSADPNGTYRAFLARPQASASAAPPEVVAPSPPPTQAPLTRQFGLLARRDVRLLFAGRLYLVFLAILPFALAGLTLLIPGDSGLARPSAGSAHPHEAIEILAALNVAAVIIGTALTFRAVVGEHRIFRREQALGLSTAAYLAAKVLVFGLASAVLAAIVFAIVIADKGGPARGAVLLHNATVELCVSVAVTAAVSAVVGLALSTLGKSLREVLPLLLPVILASALFNGSLVHLVSKWGFQQVSWFVPAQWGFAALASTVDLRRVDALAADSETWTHYSGWWVFDMTMLVLFGVAAGGFALYRLRRRSGHIANNRN, translated from the coding sequence ATGCGGCCCGAGGCTTCCGCGTTCAGAGCCTCCCCGTTGACCGTATGGGTCGGGTCGGCGCGATTCGACTTCTCGCCGGGGCGCGACGTGATCATCGGCTACGGCCCGGGCAGCGACATCGCCCTCGAACGCCTCGGAACTCCGACCTCGCCACCGCCGGCGCCCCGCCCCGAGGTGGTGCTGCGGTTCGCCGGCACGCACTGGGTGGCCATTGATCTGAGCCACAACGGCATCTTCGTCGACGGCGCACGGGCATCGACGGTGAATATTCGCAACGGTCAGGCGATCAGCCTCGGTGATCCGCAGCGCGGTCCGCGGCTGGTCTTTCAAATCGCTCACCACGCCGGTCCGCCCAGGCCGGCTCCTCGGCCGCCCGCTTACCCACCGCCTCCTCCTCCCGTCGCGCCCCAACCCGCGCGCCCCAACGATCCGAACCTGCGGGCCCCGACCGAGCGGGAGACCCAGCGCATGCGCGCACTGCCGCAGCAACCGGCACCACCCCCTTCGCCGCCCGCCGCTGCGGATGAGCAGGCGAAGGGTCCGGGCCTGATCGAGCGGATGATCACCTCCAAACTGCGCGTCGCGCGTCCGTCCTTTCGCACCGCGCAGGGAAATACCACCTATCGCTTGCCGCTCAAGGCCGAGGCCCGCACCGTCGGGGTGGCCGCCTACCAGCTGGGACTTACCGTCGACGGGCGCGAACTGCTGTCGGGCGTCTCGTTCGCCGCGCGGCCGGGCATGTTCACCGCGGTCGTCGGGCCGTCAGCCACACGCAACTCCGCCCTGCTCGGGCTGCTCGCCGGAACCAGGCAACTCAGCTCCGGGCGCGTGACCGTCGACGGCCACGACGTGCACGCGGAGCCGGAGCACATGCGCACCCGCATCGGCGTTGTGTCGCCCGACGACCGCTTGCACCGGCAGCTCACCGTCGACAAGGCGGTGCGGTACGCCGCCGAAATGCGCCTGCCCCAGGATGTCTCAGCCGAGCAACGTGACCGCGTGGTCAGCCAGGTCCTCGAGGAGCTCGGCCTCACGCCACACCGGGCCACCCGGATCGGCAAACTGCCACCCGAGGTGCGCCGGTGCGCCGCGCTGGCGGTCGAGCTCATCACCCGGCCGACCCTGCTCGTCGTCGACGAGCCGAGCGCCGGTCTGGATGCTGAGCAACAGCGTCACGTGATGGCGATGTTGCGCCGGCAGGCCGACATTGGCTGCGCGGTCGTGGTGGCCGTGTCATCGCAAACGTCGTTGCCGAACCTCGACCTGTGCGACCAGGTGCTGGTCTTGACCGCAGCCGGGACGACGGCATTTTTCGGGCCGCCCCCGCAGATCGAGCCCGCGATGGGCACCGCCGACTGGTCGCAGGTGCTCGCGCGGGTGAGCGCCGATCCCAACGGAACTTACCGAGCGTTTCTCGCCCGGCCGCAGGCATCGGCGTCGGCGGCGCCGCCAGAAGTCGTCGCGCCGTCGCCGCCTCCCACCCAAGCCCCCCTGACGCGCCAATTCGGGTTGCTGGCCCGGCGCGACGTCCGACTGCTGTTCGCCGGCCGCCTCTATCTGGTGTTCTTGGCGATTCTGCCGTTCGCGCTGGCGGGCCTGACCCTGCTGATCCCGGGTGATTCGGGCCTTGCCCGGCCCAGCGCGGGCAGCGCCCACCCGCACGAAGCCATCGAGATCCTGGCCGCCCTCAACGTCGCCGCAGTGATCATCGGCACCGCGCTGACCTTCCGGGCCGTGGTGGGCGAGCATCGCATCTTCCGGCGCGAGCAGGCTCTCGGGCTCTCGACCGCGGCCTACCTGGCCGCCAAAGTCCTCGTGTTCGGCCTGGCCTCGGCCGTCCTGGCGGCCATCGTGTTCGCCATCGTCATCGCCGACAAGGGCGGGCCCGCGCGTGGCGCCGTCTTGCTGCACAACGCCACGGTCGAGCTCTGCGTAAGCGTCGCGGTGACGGCCGCCGTGTCGGCGGTGGTCGGGCTGGCGTTGTCGACGCTCGGCAAGTCGCTGCGCGAAGTCCTGCCGCTGCTGCTGCCGGTGATCCTGGCATCCGCACTGTTCAACGGGAGCCTCGTTCACCTGGTGAGCAAGTGGGGCTTCCAACAGGTCTCGTGGTTCGTCCCGGCCCAATGGGGCTTCGCCGCGTTGGCGTCCACGGTCGACCTGCGCAGGGTTGACGCGCTGGCCGCCGACTCCGAGACGTGGACCCACTACAGCGGCTGGTGGGTGTTCGACATGACGATGCTCGTGCTCTTCGGCGTGGCGGCGGGGGGCTTCGCCCTCTACCGGCTGAGGCGCCGAAGCGGTCACATCGCGAACAACAGGAACTGA
- a CDS encoding energy-coupling factor transporter transmembrane protein EcfT, translating to MTASPDPTPDRNPRTSRPVVLLVPVPGGSAIHNLWAGTKLLVVFGVSVLLTLYPGWVTIGSVAALVLAAIWIAHIPRGALPSIPRWLWVLVALGFVTAALAGGSPMVSVGGVDVGLGGALNFLRITALSVVLLGLGAMVSWTTNVAEIAPALAVLGRPFKLLRIPVDEWAVALALALRAFPLLIEEFQVLYAARRLRPNHMPPSRKARVRQTTGNSIDLVAAAIVVTLRRADEMGDAITARGGIGQLSAAPARPKLGDWAALAVTIAVSAGAVAVETIFHLTR from the coding sequence GTGACCGCGAGCCCGGACCCGACGCCCGATAGAAACCCGCGCACTTCGCGTCCGGTCGTGCTGTTGGTTCCGGTGCCCGGAGGGTCGGCAATCCACAACTTGTGGGCCGGCACCAAACTCCTGGTGGTATTCGGTGTTTCGGTGTTGCTGACCCTATACCCGGGGTGGGTGACGATTGGTTCGGTGGCCGCGCTGGTCCTGGCGGCGATCTGGATCGCTCACATCCCGCGCGGTGCGCTTCCGTCAATTCCGCGGTGGCTGTGGGTCCTCGTGGCATTGGGTTTCGTGACGGCCGCGTTGGCCGGTGGTAGCCCAATGGTGTCGGTCGGCGGGGTCGATGTTGGGCTCGGCGGCGCCTTGAACTTCCTGCGAATCACCGCGCTATCGGTGGTTTTGCTTGGGCTGGGAGCGATGGTGTCCTGGACCACCAATGTCGCCGAAATCGCGCCGGCCCTGGCGGTTTTGGGCCGTCCGTTCAAATTGCTGCGGATACCGGTTGACGAGTGGGCGGTGGCCTTGGCTCTTGCGCTACGCGCCTTTCCGTTGTTGATCGAGGAATTCCAGGTGCTCTACGCCGCTCGTCGGCTGCGGCCCAACCATATGCCACCAAGCCGCAAGGCTCGGGTACGGCAGACGACGGGCAACTCGATCGACTTGGTCGCCGCCGCCATCGTGGTGACGCTGCGGCGTGCCGATGAGATGGGCGACGCGATCACCGCCCGCGGCGGCATCGGTCAACTCTCTGCCGCTCCGGCGCGGCCGAAATTGGGGGACTGGGCGGCGCTCGCGGTGACCATCGCGGTCAGCGCGGGCGCGGTGGCGGTGGAGACGATATTCCACCTGACCCGCTAG
- a CDS encoding ATP-binding cassette domain-containing protein, protein MNARRPVRARRRGGPLQPAELAQASVMGALCAVIAIIAGVIPFAQGLALLGTVPMGLLTYRYRLRALFAATFAAGTIAFLISGLGGFLTVANCAYIGGLTGAVKRRGRGTPTVAVASLIAGVAVGAATVGLLAVLNRLRHLIFQVMTANVDGVVAFLNRVDLGWLGADVKRCFDFGLHYWPWLIFGYVTYAVIISSLIGWWALSRLLNRMGNVPDVHKLDAPDEAPDAPIGPVPVRLDKVRFRYPHAKQDALRELSLDLQVGEHVAVIGANGSGKTTLTLILAGRQPTSGSVQRPGAIGLGMVGGTALVLQHPKSQVLGTRVADDVVWGLPPGTEVDVDHLLREVGLEGFAERDTGSLSGGELQRLALAAALAREPALLIADEFTSMIDQEGRDVLLNVLSGLPKRHRTALVHITHFDNEAASADRTINLSDSPDNTGMVETAPAPSPVTVVKRTPAKPVLEIVGVAHEYNSGTPWAKTALHDITFVVEQGDGILIHGGNGSGKSTLAWIMAGLTVPTVGACLIDGEPIREHVGAVALSFQTARLQLMRSHVGLEIASVAGFSHHDKGRVVAALAAVGLEPTMAERPIDQLSGGQMRRVVLAGLLACSPRVLILDEPLAGLDIDSQRGLLSVLADLRRHRGLTVVVISHDFAGLEAVCPRTLHLQNGALRSMSATAAAGGVA, encoded by the coding sequence GTGAATGCCCGCCGCCCCGTTCGTGCGCGCCGTCGGGGTGGACCGCTACAACCGGCCGAGTTGGCGCAGGCCTCGGTCATGGGCGCGCTCTGCGCGGTGATCGCGATCATCGCCGGGGTGATCCCGTTCGCGCAAGGATTGGCGCTGCTGGGCACGGTGCCCATGGGGCTGCTGACCTACCGTTACCGGCTTCGCGCGCTCTTCGCCGCGACGTTTGCCGCCGGAACGATCGCCTTCCTCATCTCTGGGCTGGGCGGCTTCCTGACCGTTGCCAACTGTGCCTACATCGGCGGGTTGACCGGGGCCGTGAAACGCAGGGGCAGGGGCACACCGACCGTGGCCGTCGCGTCCCTGATCGCCGGGGTCGCCGTCGGTGCCGCGACGGTCGGCTTGTTGGCGGTCCTGAATCGGCTGCGCCATCTCATTTTTCAGGTGATGACGGCCAACGTCGACGGTGTTGTCGCATTTCTGAACCGGGTCGATCTCGGGTGGCTCGGCGCCGACGTCAAGCGGTGCTTCGACTTCGGTCTGCACTACTGGCCGTGGCTGATTTTCGGCTACGTCACCTACGCGGTCATCATTTCGTCGCTGATCGGTTGGTGGGCACTGTCTCGCTTGCTGAACCGGATGGGCAACGTCCCGGATGTGCACAAACTCGACGCTCCGGACGAGGCCCCCGACGCCCCGATCGGGCCGGTGCCCGTGCGGTTGGACAAGGTGCGGTTCCGCTACCCCCACGCCAAGCAAGACGCGTTGCGTGAGCTCAGCCTGGACCTCCAAGTCGGCGAACACGTCGCCGTCATTGGCGCCAACGGGTCCGGGAAGACCACGTTGACGCTGATCCTGGCGGGCCGGCAACCGACGTCGGGCTCCGTGCAGCGCCCGGGCGCGATCGGGTTGGGCATGGTGGGCGGCACGGCGCTTGTTCTGCAGCACCCGAAGAGCCAGGTCTTGGGAACCAGGGTGGCCGATGACGTGGTCTGGGGGCTGCCGCCGGGCACCGAGGTCGACGTCGACCATCTGCTGCGCGAAGTAGGGCTGGAGGGTTTTGCCGAACGTGACACCGGAAGCCTGTCCGGTGGCGAACTGCAGCGCCTGGCGCTCGCCGCGGCGCTGGCTCGGGAGCCGGCGCTACTGATCGCCGACGAATTCACCAGCATGATCGACCAAGAGGGTCGTGACGTCCTGTTGAATGTGCTGTCAGGCCTTCCCAAACGGCACCGGACCGCCCTGGTGCACATCACGCATTTCGACAACGAGGCCGCGTCAGCGGACCGGACGATCAACCTCAGCGATTCCCCCGACAACACCGGCATGGTCGAAACCGCGCCGGCCCCGTCGCCGGTCACCGTGGTCAAGCGCACCCCGGCCAAGCCGGTACTCGAAATCGTCGGCGTCGCACACGAATACAACAGCGGCACACCGTGGGCGAAGACTGCGCTGCACGACATCACCTTTGTCGTGGAACAAGGCGACGGGATCTTGATCCACGGCGGCAACGGCTCGGGCAAGTCGACGCTGGCGTGGATCATGGCCGGGCTGACCGTTCCCACCGTCGGCGCCTGCTTGATCGACGGCGAGCCCATCCGCGAGCACGTTGGCGCGGTGGCGCTGTCGTTTCAGACGGCGAGGTTGCAGTTGATGCGCAGCCACGTTGGCTTGGAAATCGCTTCGGTGGCGGGCTTTTCGCACCACGACAAAGGCCGCGTGGTCGCTGCCCTGGCCGCGGTCGGACTGGAACCGACGATGGCTGAGCGGCCCATCGATCAGCTCAGCGGTGGCCAAATGCGACGCGTCGTGCTGGCCGGGCTTCTGGCGTGTTCGCCACGCGTGTTGATCCTCGATGAGCCGCTGGCGGGGTTGGACATCGACAGCCAGCGGGGCCTGCTGAGCGTGCTGGCGGACCTGCGCCGCCATAGAGGTCTGACCGTAGTTGTCATCTCGCACGACTTCGCCGGTTTGGAAGCCGTGTGCCCGCGGACTCTGCATCTGCAGAATGGCGCGCTGAGATCGATGTCGGCCACCGCCGCGGCTGGGGGTGTGGCGTGA